ACATGGGCGACCCGCACGAGAACCTCGACCAGGCCGGTACCGGTCCGGCGGGCGCTGACGACACCGAGGGCGCGGGAGCGACGCCGCCGGCGTGAGCCGCACCAGGATGCTCTTGTGAGCGACGACCGAGACATCTTCGCACCGGAGGTGCGCGGCACCTTCTTCCGCGCGGTGGACCCGCGCTTCCGCGCATCCGCCATCGCAGGGTCACGGTCCGCAGGCCGGTACTCACGTGCTGACGAGCCCACGCTGTACCTCAGCTCGTCGGTCGAGGGTGTGGAGGCCGCACTGGTGGCGCATCCGGACACGCGCGCCACGGAGCCGATGATCGTCGAGGTGGACGTGGTGGCGTCCCGGATCGTCGACCTCCGCGACCGGGCCGCTCGTTCCGAAGCCGTGGTCGACCTCGAGGACGCGACCGCTCCGTGGCAGCAGGTCGTCGCAGACGGTGGCGTCCCGGCCTCGTGGCAGGTCCGAGACCGCCTGGTGGCACTCGGCGCCGACGGCCTGATCGATCCGTCGAGGAAGCGCCCGGGCCTCTGGCACCTCGTGTTGTTCCGCTGGAACACCGACGGTGCGCCGCAGGTACGCGTCCGGACAGAGGCCGGCTGAGACCGTGCCGGGTTCGACGACACGTAGGTGACACTGATACTTCGCTGTTCTCCGCCGGGGACGCTAGCGTCGTCGGCATGGACGGTGCGGTG
The sequence above is drawn from the Curtobacterium sp. MR_MD2014 genome and encodes:
- a CDS encoding RES family NAD+ phosphorylase, with product MSDDRDIFAPEVRGTFFRAVDPRFRASAIAGSRSAGRYSRADEPTLYLSSSVEGVEAALVAHPDTRATEPMIVEVDVVASRIVDLRDRAARSEAVVDLEDATAPWQQVVADGGVPASWQVRDRLVALGADGLIDPSRKRPGLWHLVLFRWNTDGAPQVRVRTEAG